The Ciconia boyciana chromosome 22, ASM3463844v1, whole genome shotgun sequence genome has a window encoding:
- the LOC140662456 gene encoding amine oxidase [copper-containing] 3-like isoform X9, giving the protein MVQLESAYVQGRISVEKVRKAPRDGDFSSMKPRAPWATLFPLQYEPQGPRYSIRNNHVLFQAWSFAFGMSVNTGLRLFDIRHKGERVAYEISIQEALSVYGSNCPGGMSTRYMDGSFGIGRYTSPLVRGVDCPYSATYVDTHSLSETLSPSKRKASLCIFEQNLGSPLRRHYSNLQSLYYGGLVNSALVVRSIATVGNHDYVWDFIFYQNGAIEGKVQATGYASSSFLHGDGLRYGNRVWEHTLGTIRTHSINYKVDLDVGGVKNSLVAHDMAFEMVRAPWSPEQQIERPRLTKKVLDTEDQAAFRLQSKMPRYIYFAANSKNKWGHQRGYRIQITSFAGDHVPEASSMERAISWARYHLAVTRRKEEEPTSTSIYNQNDPWTPTVTFANFINNETITNEDLVAWITTGFLHIPHSEDIPNTVTVGNSVGFLLRPYNYYDLDPSIYSHDGVFFTSEQDFTACEINPIACLPKTASCLPNLPPFTYDGFQNMSRL; this is encoded by the exons ATGGTTCAGCTGGAGAGCGCCTATGTGCAGGGTCGCATCAGCGTGGAGAAGGTGAGGAAAGCGCCACGCGATGGGGACTTCTCGTCCATGAAGCCCCGAGCGCCTTGGGCCACGCTGTTCCCTTTGCAGTACGAGCCCCAGGGTCCCCGCTACAGCATCAGGAACAACCACGTCCTCTTCCAGGCCTGGAGCTTTGCCTTTGGGATGAGCGTGAACACAGGCCTGCGCCTGTTTGACATCCGACACAAGGGGGAGAGGGTTGCCTATGAAATCAGCATCCAAGAGGCGTTGTCAGTGTACGGCTCCAACTGCCCTGGAGGGATGTCAACGAGGTACATGGACGGGAGCTTCGGCATTGGGCGCTACACCTCCCCCTTGGTGCGAGGGGTCGACTGCCCGTACTCGGCCACCTATGTCGACACACACTCTCTGTCTGAGACCCTGAGCCCCAGTAAGAGAAAGGCTTCCCTCTGCATTTTTGAGCAGAACCTGGGCTCCCCCCTGAGGCGCCACTACTCCAACTTGCAGTCGCTCTACTACGGGGGGCTGGTCAACTCTGCTCTGGTCGTTCGGTCCATTGCAACCGTGGGCAACCACGACTACGTGTGGGACTTCATCTTCTACCAGAACGGGGCCATCGAAGGCAAGGTCCAGGCCACGGGGTACGCGAGTTCATCCTTTCTCCACGGGGATGGTCTGAGATACGGCAATAGGGTTTGGGAGCACACGCTGGGGACGATACGCACCCATTCCATCAACTATAAAGTGGACTTGGACGTGGGAG GGGTGAAAAACTCCCTGGTGGCCCACGACATGGCGTTTGAGATGGTGCGGGCTCCCTGGAGCCCAGAGCAGCAGATAGAGCGGCCACGCCTCACCAAGAAGGTCCTGGACACGGAGGACCAGGCTGCCTTCCGGCTCCAGTCGAAGATGCCCAGATACATCTACTTCGCTGCCAACAGCAAAAACAAGTGGGGCCACCAGCGTGGTTACAGGATCCAGATCACCAGTTTTGCGGGGGACCACGTCCCCGAAGCCAGCTCCATGGAGAGGGCCATCAGCTGGGCAAG GTACCACCTGGCCGTTACCAGGCGGAAGGAGGAGGAGcccaccagcaccagcatctACAACCAGAACGACCCCTGGACACCCACTGTCACCTTCGCCAACTTCATCAACAACGAGACCATCACCAACGAG GACCTGGTTGCCTGGATAACCACTGGTTTCCTTCACATCCCGCACTCTGAGGATATTCCCAACACTGTGACGGTGGGAAACTCGGTTGGCTTTCTCCTGAGACCCTACAACTACTATGACCTGGACCCCTCCATATACTCACACGATGGCGTGTTTTTCACCAGCGAGCAGGACTTCACGGCGTGTGAAATCAACCCTATTGCATGCCTGCCCAAAACTGCCTCTTGTTTGCCAAACTTGCCCCCGTTCACCTATGATGGTTTCCAAAATATGAGCAGGCTTTAA
- the LOC140662456 gene encoding amine oxidase [copper-containing] 3-like isoform X2, with translation MRRDRVTWRHWEKQRPLGLTEAGALHGVTPQRRNPSVAWGVSQALAPQLASSVCLGWGGNRLNWLGPVITSRSLMRAPGSLPTSQATPLRPQSSNDLKAWSAGEGTYSGCCSQTPCAVSALREMNPKLPYVLLVGAALIIFILSCMLLSRGRRSPGCESQPRIVEKTGSTSQSLVFADLTPEEMVQVVRYLQGSLGVQLVDASRARPSDNCIASVDVQVPAKAEVLRFLDGGGARPPREALAVLYFGNQPDPNVTEYVVGPLPTPAYHRDITVQKYGGKVPYHRRPMLGSEYKQVGVFLETVAFAAAPTFLKEVFEYDGTNMVFQTTAPHGFQSGDRKSWFIVFQNVSGFFVHPVGLEVLVDHSSLDISRWAVSRVFYNGQYYRDMVQLESAYVQGRISVEKVRKAPRDGDFSSMKPRAPWATLFPLQYEPQGPRYSIRNNHVLFQAWSFAFGMSVNTGLRLFDIRHKGERVAYEISIQEALSVYGSNCPGGMSTRYMDGSFGIGRYTSPLVRGVDCPYSATYVDTHSLSETLSPSKRKASLCIFEQNLGSPLRRHYSNLQSLYYGGLVNSALVVRSIATVGNHDYVWDFIFYQNGAIEGKVQATGYASSSFLHGDGLRYGNRVWEHTLGTIRTHSINYKVDLDVGGVKNSLVAHDMAFEMVRAPWSPEQQIERPRLTKKVLDTEDQAAFRLQSKMPRYIYFAANSKNKWGHQRGYRIQITSFAGDHVPEASSMERAISWARYHLAVTRRKEEEPTSTSIYNQNDPWTPTVTFANFINNETITNEVGWGTLGWSCNTQPRAEQEPQGPSDPGIACRTAGSAGRAAAPGNEESGFEHPLFCVSAWCFGQST, from the exons ATGAGACGGGACAGGGTGACCTGGAGACACTGGGAGAAGCAAAGGCCCCTTGGGCTGACTGAGGCTGGGGCTCTTCATGGTGTCACCCCGCAGCGGAGAAACCCATCAGTAGCTTGGGGAGTGAGTCAGGCACTGGCTCCCCAGCTGGCTTCCTCGGTGTgtctggggtggggaggaaacagGCTGAACTGGCTGGGACCTGTGATCACCTCTCGCAGTCTGATGCGAGCTCCaggctccctccccacctcgCAAGCGACGCCTTTACGCCCACAGTCGTCAAATGACTTAAAAGCCTGGTCTGCAGGTGAGGGGACATATTCTGGATGCTGCAGCCAAACCCCGTGTGCTGTCTCTGCACTGAGAGAGATGAACCCCAAACTTCCCTATGTTCTCCTGGTTGGGGCTGCGCTGATAATCTTCATTCTCTCCTGcatgctgctgagcaggggGAGGCGATCACCCGGCTGTGAATCCCAGCCCCGCATCGTAGAGAAGACGGGATCCACGAGCCAGAGCCTGGTCTTTGCCGATCTGACACCCGAAGAGATGGTGCAAGTGGTGCGGTACCTGCAGGGAAGCCTCGGGGTGCAGCTGGTTGACGCCTCGCGTGCGAGACCCTCCGACAACTGCATCGCCTCCGTCGATGTGCAGGTCCCTGCCAAGGCAGAGGTGCTGCGGTTCCTGGATGGTGGGGGGGCTCGCCCCCCCCGGGAGGCGCTGGCTGTGCTGTACTTTGGGAACCAGCCAGACCCCAACGTCACCGAGTACGTGGTGGGTCCGCTGCCAACGCCGGCGTATCACCGGGACATCACGGTGCAGAAGTACGGGGGGAAGGTGCCGTACCACCGCAGACCAATGCTGGGCAGTGAGTACAAGCAGGTGGGAGTGTTCTTGGAGACGGTGGCATTTGCTGCAGCCCCAACCTTCCTAAAAGAAGTCTTTGAGTACGATGGCACCAACATGGTGTTTCAGACCACAGCCCCTCACGGGTTTCAGTCTGGAGACCGTAAGTCCTGGTTCATCGTCTTTCAGAACGTGAGTGGGTTCTTTGTGCACCCggtggggctggaggtgctggtggACCACAGCAGCCTGGACATCTCCCGGTGGGCAGTGAGCAGGGTCTTCTACAACGGGCAGTACTACAGGGACATGGTTCAGCTGGAGAGCGCCTATGTGCAGGGTCGCATCAGCGTGGAGAAGGTGAGGAAAGCGCCACGCGATGGGGACTTCTCGTCCATGAAGCCCCGAGCGCCTTGGGCCACGCTGTTCCCTTTGCAGTACGAGCCCCAGGGTCCCCGCTACAGCATCAGGAACAACCACGTCCTCTTCCAGGCCTGGAGCTTTGCCTTTGGGATGAGCGTGAACACAGGCCTGCGCCTGTTTGACATCCGACACAAGGGGGAGAGGGTTGCCTATGAAATCAGCATCCAAGAGGCGTTGTCAGTGTACGGCTCCAACTGCCCTGGAGGGATGTCAACGAGGTACATGGACGGGAGCTTCGGCATTGGGCGCTACACCTCCCCCTTGGTGCGAGGGGTCGACTGCCCGTACTCGGCCACCTATGTCGACACACACTCTCTGTCTGAGACCCTGAGCCCCAGTAAGAGAAAGGCTTCCCTCTGCATTTTTGAGCAGAACCTGGGCTCCCCCCTGAGGCGCCACTACTCCAACTTGCAGTCGCTCTACTACGGGGGGCTGGTCAACTCTGCTCTGGTCGTTCGGTCCATTGCAACCGTGGGCAACCACGACTACGTGTGGGACTTCATCTTCTACCAGAACGGGGCCATCGAAGGCAAGGTCCAGGCCACGGGGTACGCGAGTTCATCCTTTCTCCACGGGGATGGTCTGAGATACGGCAATAGGGTTTGGGAGCACACGCTGGGGACGATACGCACCCATTCCATCAACTATAAAGTGGACTTGGACGTGGGAG GGGTGAAAAACTCCCTGGTGGCCCACGACATGGCGTTTGAGATGGTGCGGGCTCCCTGGAGCCCAGAGCAGCAGATAGAGCGGCCACGCCTCACCAAGAAGGTCCTGGACACGGAGGACCAGGCTGCCTTCCGGCTCCAGTCGAAGATGCCCAGATACATCTACTTCGCTGCCAACAGCAAAAACAAGTGGGGCCACCAGCGTGGTTACAGGATCCAGATCACCAGTTTTGCGGGGGACCACGTCCCCGAAGCCAGCTCCATGGAGAGGGCCATCAGCTGGGCAAG GTACCACCTGGCCGTTACCAGGCGGAAGGAGGAGGAGcccaccagcaccagcatctACAACCAGAACGACCCCTGGACACCCACTGTCACCTTCGCCAACTTCATCAACAACGAGACCATCACCAACGAGGTGGGCTGGGGTACCCTGGGCTGGAGCTGTAATACCCAGCCCCGGGCTGAGCAGGAGCCCCAGGGGCCGAGCGACCCCGGCATCGCCTGCAGGACAGCGGGCTCAGCTGGGAGAGCGGCAGCCCCAGGGAATGAGGAAAGCGGGTTTGAGCATCCCCTTTTCTGTGTATCTGCTTGGTGCTTTGGTCAGAGCACGTAG